Proteins from a single region of Cytophagaceae bacterium:
- a CDS encoding penicillin acylase family protein gives MCKTILLVLITFVGFSQKFSKNEVEKWKEQTQNVTITRDNWGIPHIEGVTDADAVFGLMYAQCEDDFNRIELNYLEKLGRLSEIYGKSKLYDDLQIRILIKESDAKADYKNAQPWMKKLLDSFAAGMNYYLYTHPETTPKLLTRFEPWYPLLWTDGSIGAISTADLSIGDLKAFYAGESKVGAVNKLNEDYEQTGSNGFAIAPKLSKSGYAMLYINPHTTFYFRPEVHVKSGEGLNAYGAVTWGQFFIYQGFNPYCGWMHTSSNADVADTYLEKVTTRKNKLYYHYENTLKPIKTEEIQIKYLENDKIKVKNFEEYTTHHGPIMAIEGDNWVSLKSYNRAAKSLEQSWIRTKATGMQDYMAAMDLKANTSNNTVFADNKGNIAYWHGNYMPIRDFKLNWSKPVDGSIKETEYKGLHEVSETVHVYNPENGWIQNCNSTPFTSAGNNSPIKTNYPSYMAPDGENFRGVNATRLLSKVDSINLDELIKLGYDNFLPAFEVLIPGFVEKTKDKVDLEIMPIRDMFKDWDYRVDENSIEALLAIEWAQRLNPSIRKIYVDQGEMDQVESTKYFIANASPEELIAAMRDVINTLKKNFGTWGVTWGEVNRFQRLNNNIPTENDDSQPSLAMKNASALWGCLPSFNSRTVNGSKKRYGYSGNSFVCAVEFGERIKAKSLLAGGVSGDVNSKNFNDQAEMFVNGQFKDVLFYPEDIEKNAVRKYNPGQ, from the coding sequence ATGTGTAAGACCATTCTTTTAGTCCTAATTACGTTTGTGGGTTTCTCCCAAAAATTCTCTAAAAACGAAGTTGAAAAATGGAAAGAACAAACTCAAAACGTAACTATCACCCGTGATAACTGGGGTATTCCACACATAGAGGGTGTTACCGACGCCGATGCCGTATTTGGCCTAATGTATGCCCAATGCGAAGATGATTTCAATAGAATAGAGCTCAACTACCTCGAAAAACTAGGAAGACTCTCAGAAATATATGGAAAAAGCAAACTCTACGACGACCTTCAAATTCGTATTTTGATAAAAGAGAGCGATGCCAAAGCAGACTACAAAAATGCCCAACCTTGGATGAAAAAACTCCTCGATTCTTTTGCAGCCGGCATGAATTATTACTTATATACACATCCTGAAACTACTCCAAAGCTTTTAACGAGATTTGAGCCTTGGTACCCTTTACTATGGACAGACGGGAGCATCGGAGCCATCAGCACCGCCGACTTAAGTATTGGCGACTTAAAGGCATTTTATGCTGGAGAAAGCAAGGTGGGTGCAGTTAATAAATTAAATGAAGACTACGAACAAACTGGCTCAAATGGCTTTGCGATAGCACCAAAACTCAGCAAAAGCGGTTACGCAATGTTATACATAAACCCACATACTACGTTTTATTTTAGGCCTGAAGTACACGTAAAAAGTGGCGAAGGGCTTAATGCATATGGAGCCGTAACTTGGGGGCAATTCTTTATCTACCAAGGCTTTAACCCCTACTGTGGATGGATGCACACCTCATCAAATGCCGATGTGGCAGATACTTATTTAGAGAAAGTTACCACTCGAAAAAATAAACTTTATTACCATTACGAAAACACGCTTAAACCCATAAAAACAGAGGAAATACAAATAAAATATTTGGAAAATGATAAAATAAAAGTTAAAAACTTCGAAGAATATACCACCCACCATGGCCCAATAATGGCCATAGAAGGCGACAATTGGGTAAGTTTGAAATCATACAACAGGGCGGCCAAAAGTCTAGAACAAAGCTGGATTAGAACCAAAGCCACGGGCATGCAAGACTACATGGCAGCCATGGATTTAAAGGCGAATACCTCAAACAACACCGTTTTTGCAGACAATAAAGGAAATATCGCTTATTGGCACGGAAACTATATGCCGATTAGAGACTTTAAACTCAATTGGTCGAAACCCGTAGATGGAAGCATAAAAGAGACCGAATATAAAGGCCTACACGAGGTTTCGGAAACCGTGCACGTTTACAACCCCGAAAACGGGTGGATACAAAACTGTAACTCCACACCTTTTACTTCTGCTGGAAACAATAGTCCAATCAAAACCAACTACCCCTCTTATATGGCTCCAGATGGCGAAAACTTTAGAGGAGTTAATGCCACAAGATTGCTAAGCAAAGTGGACAGCATAAACCTAGATGAGCTTATAAAACTTGGTTACGATAACTTTTTACCTGCTTTTGAGGTACTGATTCCGGGTTTTGTAGAAAAAACCAAAGACAAAGTAGATCTAGAGATTATGCCCATCAGAGACATGTTTAAGGATTGGGATTATCGGGTTGACGAAAACTCCATAGAGGCACTATTGGCTATAGAATGGGCACAAAGATTAAACCCCAGTATCCGTAAAATATATGTAGACCAAGGCGAAATGGACCAAGTGGAAAGCACCAAGTATTTTATAGCCAACGCCTCACCCGAAGAGCTGATAGCCGCTATGAGAGATGTAATTAACACCTTGAAGAAAAACTTTGGAACATGGGGCGTAACCTGGGGCGAAGTCAACAGATTTCAGCGATTAAATAACAATATCCCAACTGAAAACGACGATAGCCAACCTAGCCTTGCTATGAAAAATGCGTCGGCACTGTGGGGTTGTTTGCCATCATTTAATAGCAGGACAGTAAATGGCTCAAAAAAACGCTACGGCTATAGCGGAAACAGTTTCGTTTGTGCAGTAGAATTTGGGGAAAGAATAAAAGCGAAGTCACTATTGGCAGGTGGTGTGAGTGGAGATGTAAACTCAAAAAACTTCAACGACCAAGCCGAAATGTTTGTAAATGGGCAGTTTAAAGATGTACTTTTTTACCCAGAAGACATAGAGAAAAACGCAGTTAGAAAATACAATCCGGGGCAATAA
- a CDS encoding YjbQ family protein: MSFHQKEIRLPAYRRGFHIVTDTIVGHLPELKTIEVGFLQVFIKHTSASLTINENCDPTVRGDFERHFNLLFPEDAPHYQHDYEGSDDMPAHLKSSTLGCQVMIPITKGRLNLGTWQGIYLCEHRNHDSGRTLVLTLMS, translated from the coding sequence ATGAGTTTTCACCAAAAAGAAATCAGACTGCCAGCCTACCGAAGAGGGTTTCATATTGTCACCGACACCATAGTGGGGCACTTGCCTGAGCTGAAAACTATTGAGGTAGGTTTTCTTCAAGTTTTTATTAAACATACTTCGGCAAGTTTAACAATAAACGAAAACTGCGACCCCACTGTAAGAGGCGATTTTGAGCGGCATTTTAATTTGCTTTTTCCTGAAGATGCACCGCACTACCAGCACGACTATGAAGGTTCAGATGATATGCCTGCTCATTTAAAATCTTCTACTTTGGGCTGCCAAGTGATGATTCCAATCACAAAAGGAAGATTAAATCTCGGCACTTGGCAAGGAATATATCTGTGTGAACACCGCAACCACGACTCGGGCAGAACGCTGGTGCTCACACTGATGAGTTGA
- a CDS encoding tryptophan-rich sensory protein — MGKRILLSIAYIVMLGCNGLANGLPLNGKNTGELSDQYPNLFVPAGLTFSIWGVIYLLLLAFVVNVWIKKKEVSKWIIINFFANASWIFAWHYEILWLSLVIMLVILGSLILINQDSKTSDTLSKAAFGVYLGWICVATIANVTALLIGSDWHGGFLSEANWTFIMIAIGGAIGAFAITQLNNSFIAAAILWAFLGIYIKRSAALEQYPIITIGILLGGAFVLVGVFLHLKNKRLNV, encoded by the coding sequence ATGGGAAAGAGAATTTTATTAAGCATCGCATACATAGTCATGTTAGGCTGTAATGGCTTGGCAAACGGCCTGCCGCTAAATGGCAAAAACACAGGCGAACTTTCAGACCAATACCCCAATCTCTTTGTTCCGGCAGGACTAACTTTCTCTATTTGGGGTGTTATATATTTACTATTGTTGGCTTTTGTGGTAAATGTTTGGATAAAAAAGAAAGAAGTTAGTAAATGGATAATTATCAACTTTTTCGCAAATGCGAGCTGGATATTTGCTTGGCATTACGAAATACTTTGGCTTTCGCTTGTCATTATGTTAGTGATTCTCGGTTCATTAATATTGATAAATCAAGACTCCAAAACCTCCGATACGCTCTCAAAAGCGGCCTTTGGTGTATATTTAGGATGGATTTGCGTGGCAACAATTGCCAACGTAACGGCACTTTTGATTGGTTCAGACTGGCACGGAGGTTTTCTGTCAGAAGCAAACTGGACGTTTATTATGATAGCCATCGGCGGAGCCATTGGTGCATTTGCAATCACCCAACTGAACAACTCGTTTATTGCAGCCGCTATTTTGTGGGCATTTTTGGGTATTTATATCAAAAGAAGTGCGGCTTTAGAACAATATCCAATTATCACCATCGGCATATTATTAGGGGGAGCTTTTGTGTTGGTAGGCGTATTTCTTCACTTAAAAAATAAAAGGCTAAACGTGTAG
- a CDS encoding penicillin acylase family protein, producing the protein MYKTILLVLISFVGFSQKFSKNEVEKWKEQAQNVTITRDNWGIPHIEGVTDADAVFGLMYAQCEDDFKRIELNYLEKLGRLSEIYGESKLYDDLQIRILIKESDAKADYKNAQPWMKKLLDSFAAGMNYYLYTHPETTPKLLTRFEPWYPLLWTDGSIGAISTADLSVGDLKAFYAGESKVGAVKKLNEDYEQTGSNGFAIAPKLSKSGYAMLYINPHTTFYFRPEVHVKSGEGLNAYGAVTWGQFFIYQGFNPYCGWMHTSSNADVADTYLEKVTTRKNKLYYQYENTFKPIKTEEIQIKYLENDKLKVKNFKEYTTHHGPIMAIKGDNWISLKSYNRAAKSLEQSWIRTKAKGMHDYMAAMDLKANTSNNTVFADNKGNIAYWHGNYMPIRDFKLNWSKPVDGSTKETEYKGLHEVSETVHVYNPENRSNYSFNRYFFRCSQRHI; encoded by the coding sequence ATGTATAAGACCATTCTTTTAGTCCTGATTTCGTTTGTGGGTTTCTCCCAAAAGTTCTCTAAAAACGAAGTTGAAAAATGGAAAGAACAAGCTCAAAACGTCACTATCACCCGCGATAACTGGGGTATTCCACACATAGAGGGTGTTACTGACGCCGATGCCGTATTTGGCCTTATGTATGCCCAATGCGAAGATGACTTCAAAAGAATAGAGCTCAATTACCTCGAAAAACTGGGAAGACTCTCAGAAATATATGGAGAAAGCAAACTCTACGACGACCTTCAAATTCGTATTTTGATAAAAGAGAGCGATGCCAAAGCAGACTACAAAAATGCACAACCTTGGATGAAAAAACTCCTCGATTCTTTTGCAGCCGGCATGAATTATTACTTATATACACATCCTGAAACTACCCCAAAGCTTTTAACGAGATTTGAGCCTTGGTACCCTTTACTATGGACAGACGGGAGCATCGGAGCCATCAGCACCGCCGACTTGAGTGTTGGCGACTTAAAGGCATTTTATGCTGGAGAAAGCAAAGTAGGTGCAGTTAAAAAATTAAATGAAGACTACGAACAAACAGGCTCAAATGGTTTTGCAATAGCACCAAAACTCAGCAAAAGCGGCTACGCAATGTTATATATAAACCCACATACTACTTTTTATTTTAGGCCTGAAGTGCACGTAAAAAGTGGCGAAGGGCTTAACGCATACGGAGCCGTAACTTGGGGGCAATTCTTTATTTACCAAGGCTTTAACCCCTATTGTGGATGGATGCACACTTCCTCAAATGCCGATGTGGCAGATACTTATTTAGAGAAAGTTACCACTCGTAAAAATAAACTTTATTACCAGTACGAAAACACGTTTAAACCCATAAAAACAGAGGAAATACAGATAAAATATTTGGAAAATGATAAATTAAAAGTTAAAAACTTCAAAGAATATACCACCCATCATGGCCCAATAATGGCCATTAAAGGCGACAATTGGATAAGTTTGAAATCATACAACAGGGCGGCCAAAAGTCTAGAACAAAGCTGGATTAGAACCAAAGCCAAAGGCATGCATGATTACATGGCAGCCATGGATTTAAAGGCGAATACCTCAAACAACACCGTATTTGCAGACAATAAAGGAAATATCGCTTATTGGCACGGAAACTATATGCCGATTAGAGACTTTAAACTCAATTGGTCGAAACCCGTAGATGGAAGCACAAAAGAGACCGAATATAAAGGCCTACACGAGGTTTCGGAAACCGTGCACGTTTACAACCCAGAAAACCGTTCTAACTATTCCTTCAATCGCTACTTTTTTAGATGTAGTCAACGTCATATTTGA
- a CDS encoding DinB family protein has product MQEVATHLLDIIEKFLPVLGKISDEEASIKPLPNKWSKKELIGHLIDSACNNQQKIVRTINNPNLQMVGYMQDEWVFVQNYNKAKWGDLLSLWAFYNKHIAHVIANVNSLYLNHEVSIEGSSPFKLSFIMRDYPEHLKHHLKQILPDVLGLEYTFNNVYGA; this is encoded by the coding sequence ATGCAAGAAGTGGCTACTCATTTGTTAGATATAATCGAAAAGTTTTTGCCCGTTTTAGGAAAAATAAGTGATGAAGAAGCTTCTATAAAGCCTCTGCCCAATAAATGGTCTAAAAAAGAATTGATTGGGCATTTGATAGATTCCGCATGCAATAACCAGCAAAAGATTGTGCGAACAATCAATAATCCGAATCTCCAAATGGTAGGATATATGCAAGATGAGTGGGTTTTTGTGCAAAATTATAACAAAGCCAAATGGGGTGATTTGCTGAGCCTTTGGGCGTTTTATAACAAGCACATCGCCCACGTGATTGCAAATGTTAATTCCTTATATCTCAACCACGAAGTGAGTATCGAAGGATCGTCGCCTTTTAAGTTGAGCTTCATCATGCGAGATTACCCCGAGCACCTAAAACACCATTTGAAACAGATATTGCCTGATGTTTTAGGCTTAGAATATACCTTTAATAACGTATATGGAGCCTGA
- the mqo gene encoding malate dehydrogenase (quinone) → MFENKVHIKADYTLIGAGIMSATLASILARLEPKKSILILERMDVVAAESSSAWNNAGTGHAALCELNYTPENEDGSLDISKALKINAQFKESKQYWSYLIKNACIDHPSDFLSPIPHMSFVSGADDVAFLRKRFETMQAHPFFSNMQFATDHEQLKAWIPLISEGRNQNEPVAATRIDNGTDVNFGALTAGLIDFVKNQKNTTLKLGVEVNDIERKDNRLWEIEAKDDVHHEKLIIESNFVFIGAGGGTLSLLEKSDIHEAEGYGGFPVSGQWLVCKNQEVIEQHFAKVYGKAKVGAPPMSVPHLDTRRINGERALFFGPFAGFSTKFLKNGSYLDLIKSIEIDNVFPMLAAGWHNMKLTKYLIDQVRLSFEDRMDALREYFPEAKNHDWEIKVAGQRVQVIKKDDEQVGILGFGTEVVHCADGSLAALLGASPGASTAVSIMLDVLEKCFPEYHSKEWQDILTQMIPYRAKDLMAVPENVSKARAISQVLFEN, encoded by the coding sequence ATGTTCGAAAATAAAGTCCACATAAAAGCCGACTATACACTTATAGGTGCGGGTATCATGAGTGCCACTTTGGCTAGTATTTTAGCTCGTTTAGAACCCAAAAAAAGCATCTTGATTCTCGAAAGAATGGATGTGGTGGCTGCCGAAAGCTCATCGGCCTGGAACAACGCCGGTACTGGGCATGCAGCTCTTTGTGAATTAAACTATACACCTGAAAATGAAGACGGTAGCCTAGATATTTCGAAGGCTTTAAAAATCAATGCTCAGTTTAAAGAATCAAAACAATATTGGTCCTATTTGATAAAGAATGCATGCATTGACCACCCTTCAGACTTTCTCAGCCCTATCCCTCACATGAGTTTTGTGTCGGGTGCTGACGATGTGGCTTTTCTTCGAAAAAGGTTTGAAACCATGCAAGCTCATCCGTTTTTTAGTAACATGCAATTTGCCACAGATCACGAGCAGCTTAAGGCCTGGATTCCCCTAATAAGTGAAGGAAGAAACCAAAACGAGCCGGTAGCCGCAACACGCATAGATAATGGAACCGATGTGAATTTCGGAGCATTAACGGCTGGTCTAATTGATTTTGTGAAAAATCAGAAAAACACCACCCTAAAACTCGGCGTAGAAGTAAATGATATAGAAAGAAAAGACAACAGGCTGTGGGAAATTGAGGCAAAAGACGATGTTCATCATGAAAAACTGATCATAGAATCTAATTTTGTTTTTATAGGTGCTGGCGGTGGTACTTTGTCTTTGCTCGAAAAATCGGATATCCACGAGGCCGAAGGTTACGGCGGTTTCCCTGTGAGTGGGCAGTGGTTGGTTTGTAAAAATCAGGAAGTAATAGAGCAGCATTTTGCAAAAGTGTATGGCAAAGCCAAGGTGGGAGCACCGCCGATGTCTGTACCGCACCTCGACACCCGGAGAATAAACGGTGAGCGGGCCTTGTTTTTTGGGCCTTTCGCTGGTTTTTCTACTAAATTCCTTAAAAACGGCTCTTACCTCGACCTTATAAAAAGTATAGAAATAGACAATGTGTTTCCAATGTTGGCTGCGGGTTGGCATAACATGAAACTCACCAAATACCTCATAGACCAAGTTAGACTTTCGTTTGAAGACCGCATGGATGCTCTCAGGGAGTATTTTCCGGAGGCGAAAAACCATGACTGGGAAATAAAAGTGGCCGGACAGCGTGTGCAAGTTATTAAAAAAGATGATGAGCAAGTAGGTATTTTAGGTTTCGGAACGGAGGTTGTTCACTGTGCTGATGGTTCTTTGGCTGCACTTTTGGGTGCTTCGCCAGGTGCGTCTACAGCGGTTTCTATTATGCTCGATGTGCTAGAAAAATGTTTTCCAGAATATCACAGCAAAGAATGGCAAGATATCCTAACCCAAATGATTCCTTACAGAGCCAAAGATTTAATGGCTGTTCCAGAAAATGTATCAAAAGCCAGAGCTATCTCTCAGGTTTTGTTTGAAAATTAA
- a CDS encoding malate:quinone oxidoreductase: MDQVRLSFEDRMDALREYFPEAKNHDWEIKVAGQRVQVIKKDDEQVGILGFGTEVVHCADGSLAALLGASPGASTAVSIMLDVLEKCFPEYHSKEWQDILTQMIPYRAKDLMAVPENVSKARAISQVLFEN; encoded by the coding sequence ATAGACCAAGTTAGACTTTCGTTTGAAGACCGCATGGATGCTCTCAGGGAGTATTTTCCGGAGGCGAAAAACCATGACTGGGAAATAAAAGTGGCCGGACAGCGTGTGCAAGTTATTAAAAAAGATGATGAGCAAGTAGGTATTTTAGGTTTCGGAACGGAGGTTGTTCACTGTGCTGATGGTTCTTTGGCTGCACTTTTGGGTGCTTCGCCGGGTGCGTCTACAGCGGTTTCTATTATGCTCGATGTGCTAGAAAAATGTTTTCCAGAATATCACAGCAAAGAATGGCAAGATATCCTAACCCAAATGATTCCTTACAGAGCCAAAGATTTAATGGCTGTTCCAGAAAATGTATCAAAAGCCAGAGCTATCTCTCAGGTTTTGTTTGAAAATTAA
- a CDS encoding alginate lyase family protein, whose protein sequence is MIPKTHLLDIRKESLETQPQPNELARTASWNYANMNLLGFMTIARLAENLGVDLWNYQTENDKGINNIE, encoded by the coding sequence ATAATCCCAAAGACTCATTTGTTAGATATCAGGAAAGAAAGTTTAGAAACACAACCTCAACCAAATGAATTGGCAAGAACCGCATCCTGGAATTACGCAAACATGAACCTGCTTGGCTTTATGACCATCGCCAGATTGGCCGAAAACCTAGGTGTAGACTTATGGAACTACCAAACAGAAAACGATAAGGGCATTAATAATATTGAATAA
- a CDS encoding lasso RiPP family leader peptide-containing protein: MKKQKRTYEKPKLKKIGSVNNLTLKTGSLSDFGGNKYTP; the protein is encoded by the coding sequence ATGAAAAAACAAAAAAGAACATATGAAAAACCGAAACTTAAAAAAATAGGTTCGGTTAACAATTTGACACTAAAAACAGGCTCTTTGTCTGACTTTGGAGGAAATAAGTATACACCATAA
- a CDS encoding tryptophan-rich sensory protein gives MGNRILLSIAYIVMLGCNGLANGLPLNGKNTGELSDQYPNLFVPAGLTFSIWGVIYLLLLAFVVNVWIKKKEVSKWIIINFFANASWIFAWHYEILWLSLVIMLVILGSLILINQENKTSDTLSKAAFGVYLGWICVATIANVTALLVGSDWHGGFMSEANWTFIMIAIGGAIGAFAITQLKNSFIAAAFLWAFLGIYIKRSAALEQYPIITIGILLGGAFVLVGVFLHLKNKRLNV, from the coding sequence ATGGGAAATAGAATCTTATTAAGCATAGCATATATAGTCATGTTGGGCTGCAACGGCTTGGCAAACGGCCTGCCGCTAAATGGCAAAAACACAGGCGAACTTTCAGATCAATACCCCAATCTCTTTGTTCCGGCAGGATTAACTTTCTCTATTTGGGGCGTTATATATTTACTATTGTTGGCTTTTGTGGTAAATGTTTGGATAAAAAAGAAAGAAGTTAGTAAATGGATAATTATCAACTTTTTCGCAAATGCGAGCTGGATATTTGCTTGGCATTATGAAATACTTTGGCTCTCGCTTGTCATTATGTTAGTGATTCTCGGTTCATTAATATTGATAAATCAAGAAAACAAAACCTCTGACACGCTCTCAAAAGCAGCCTTTGGTGTATATTTAGGATGGATTTGCGTGGCCACAATTGCCAACGTAACGGCACTTTTGGTTGGTTCAGACTGGCACGGAGGTTTTATGTCAGAAGCAAACTGGACGTTTATTATGATAGCCATCGGTGGAGCCATTGGGGCATTTGCAATCACCCAACTTAAAAACTCGTTTATTGCAGCCGCTTTTTTGTGGGCATTTTTGGGTATTTATATCAAAAGAAGTGCGGCATTAGAACAATATCCAATTATTACCATCGGCATATTATTAGGAGGAGCTTTTGTGTTGGTAGGCGTATTTCTTCATTTAAAAAATAAAAGACTAAACGTGTAG
- a CDS encoding DinB family protein has translation MQEVANHLLEIIEKFLPVLEKISDKEASIKPLPNKWSKKELIGHLIDSACNNQQKIVRTINNPNLQMVGYMQDEWVYVQNYNKAKWVDLLSLWAFYNKHIAHVIANVNPLYLNHEMSIEGSSPFKLSFIMQDYPEHLKHHLKQILPDVLGLENTFNNVYGA, from the coding sequence ATGCAAGAAGTCGCTAATCATTTGTTAGAAATAATCGAAAAGTTTTTGCCCGTTTTAGAGAAAATAAGTGATAAAGAAGCTTCTATAAAGCCTCTGCCCAATAAATGGTCTAAAAAAGAATTGATTGGACATTTGATAGATTCCGCATGCAATAACCAGCAGAAGATTGTGCGAACAATCAACAATCCGAATCTCCAAATGGTAGGATATATGCAAGATGAGTGGGTTTATGTGCAAAATTATAACAAAGCCAAATGGGTCGACTTGTTGAGCCTTTGGGCGTTTTATAACAAGCACATCGCCCATGTGATTGCAAACGTCAATCCCTTATATCTCAACCACGAAATGAGTATCGAAGGTTCGTCGCCTTTTAAGTTGAGCTTCATCATGCAAGATTACCCCGAGCACCTAAAACACCATTTGAAACAAATATTGCCTGATGTTTTAGGCTTAGAAAATACCTTTAATAACGTATATGGAGCCTGA